A stretch of Gossypium hirsutum isolate 1008001.06 chromosome A06, Gossypium_hirsutum_v2.1, whole genome shotgun sequence DNA encodes these proteins:
- the LOC107961644 gene encoding DNA repair protein RAD51 homolog: MEQQRNPKMAQQQQEQEELDEMQHGPFPVEQLQASGIAALDVKKLKDAGLCTVESVAYTPRKDLLQIKGISEAKVDKIMEAASKLVPLGFTSASQLHAQRLEIIQITSGSSELDKILEGGIETGSITEIYGEFRSGKTQLCHTLCVTCQLPLDQGGGEGKAMYIDAEGTFRPQRLLQIAERFGLNGADVLENVAYARAYNTDHQSRLLLEAASMMVETRFALMIVDSATALYRTDFTGRGELSARQMHLAKFLRSLQKLADEFGVAVVITNQVVAQVDGSAIFAGPQIKPIGGNIMAHASTTRLAVRKGRGEERICKIISSPCLAEAEARFQISPGGVADVKD, encoded by the exons ATGGAGCAGCAGAGAAACCCAAAGATGGCTCAACAACAACAGGAACAAGAGGAGCTTGACGAAATGCAGCACGGTCCCTTCCCTGTTGAGCAGCTTCAG GCATCGGGCATTGCAGCTCTGGACGTAAAGAAGCTCAAGGATGCTGGTCTTTGTACGGTTGAATCTGTTGCTTATACCCCAAGGAAAGATCTTCTTCAGATCAAAGGAATCAGTGAAGCTAAAGTTGACAAGATTATGGAAGCCG CTTCCAAATTGGTTCCCTTGGGCTTCACCAGTGCTAGCCAGCTCCATGCTCAAAGGTTGGAGATAATTCAGATAACATCTGGGTCAAGTGAACTTGATAAAATTTTGGAAG GTGGAATCGAGACTGGGTCCATTACCGAGATATATGGTGAGTTCCGTTCTGGAAAGACACAGCTTTGTCACACATTATGTGTAACATGCCAA cTTCCATTAGATCAAGGAGGTGGTGAGGGAAAAGCAATGTACATTGATGCTGAAGGGACATTCAGACCACAAAGACTATTACAGATAGCGGAGAG GTTTGGACTGAATGGTGCTGATGTATTGGAGAATGTGGCCTATGCTAGAGCATATAACACTGACCATCAGTCTAGGCTTTTACTTGAAGCAGCTTCAATGATGGTGGAAACAAG GTTTGCGCTTATGATAGTTGATAGTGCTACTGCCCTCTATAGAACAGATTTTACTGGGAGGGGTGAACTCTCTGCCCGACAAATGCATCTTGCGAAGTTCCTCAGGAGCCTTCAGAAATTGGCAGATGAG TTTGGCGTGGCCGTTGTAATTACGAACCAAGTAGTTGCTCAAGTGGATGGTTCAGCAATCTTTGCCGGTCCTCAAATTAAGCCTATTGGCGGTAACATCATGGCTCATGCTTCCACAACAAG ACTGGCTGTTCGGAAGGGAAGAGGAGAGGAACgtatttgtaaaataataagctCACCTTGCTTGGCCGAGGCTGAAGCTCGATTTCAGATTTCTCCAGGAGGTGTAGCTGATGTTAAAGACTGA